One region of Armatimonadota bacterium genomic DNA includes:
- a CDS encoding ABC transporter ATP-binding protein → MAELPLVDTVLAVERLTLAFAGLVAVDGLSFSLRAGELLGIIGPNGAGKTSVLNCINGFYHPRSGRIIFAGREITGLPPHLRARLGIGRTFQNIALYPALSALANITSGRLIHMRSGVVASGIYWGPAQRELLRHRARVEEIIDFLEIEAFRHHRVAELPYGIQKKVELGRALAMEPALLLLDEPMAGMSAEEKADMARYILELREVRGLPMILIEHDMGVIMDLCDRLICMDYGKKIAEGPPQEIQHHPDVIRAYLGEEHAVANGGGPEEAAPGGTGRAGPFPRGRSGT, encoded by the coding sequence ATGGCCGAGCTGCCGCTGGTCGATACCGTCCTGGCCGTAGAGCGGCTCACCCTGGCCTTTGCCGGGCTGGTGGCCGTCGACGGGCTCTCCTTCTCCCTGCGCGCCGGGGAGCTGCTGGGCATCATCGGGCCCAACGGCGCGGGCAAGACCAGCGTCCTCAACTGCATCAACGGCTTCTACCACCCCCGCAGCGGGCGCATCATCTTCGCCGGGCGGGAAATCACCGGGCTGCCGCCACACCTGCGGGCCCGCCTGGGCATCGGCCGCACCTTCCAGAACATTGCCCTCTACCCGGCGCTGAGCGCACTGGCCAACATCACCTCCGGGCGGCTGATCCACATGCGTAGCGGCGTCGTGGCCAGCGGCATCTACTGGGGTCCGGCGCAGCGGGAGCTGCTGCGGCACCGTGCCCGGGTGGAGGAGATCATCGACTTCCTGGAGATCGAGGCGTTCCGCCACCACCGCGTCGCCGAGCTGCCCTACGGCATCCAGAAGAAGGTAGAGCTGGGCCGGGCCCTGGCCATGGAACCTGCACTGCTCCTGCTGGACGAGCCCATGGCCGGGATGAGCGCCGAGGAGAAGGCGGACATGGCCCGCTACATCCTGGAGCTGCGCGAGGTGCGCGGGCTGCCCATGATCCTCATCGAGCACGACATGGGCGTGATCATGGACCTGTGCGACCGGCTGATCTGCATGGACTACGGCAAGAAGATCGCCGAGGGGCCGCCGCAGGAGATCCAGCATCACCCCGACGTGATCCGCGCCTACCTGGGCGAGGAGCACGCGGTGGCAAACGGGGGCGGGCCGGAGGAGGCCGCACCGGGCGGAACCGGCCGGGCAGGACCTTTTCCCCGCGGAAGGAGCGGAACGTGA
- a CDS encoding phenylacetate--CoA ligase family protein: MAGQRCSAPGRGQGRCGAESSWPVAEFYDPAEGLSPEAWHARLARRLGETVALAWARTAAGRRAVAAAGRPLADLRWPEDLALLPLLRKADLPALQAADPPFAGWVAVPVQELSHIFVSPGPIYDPAGRGEDYWGFAPALHAAGFRRGDLVLNTFAYHLTPAGHMFDRALAALGCVVIPGGVGSTEIQARTARDLRIRGYIGTPSFLAALLQKIDGPSPFAVAFVSGEMLPDALRRDLQARDICVFQGYATADVGLVAYECPEHNGLHLSPRVFVEIIDPERGTPQAPGAVGEVVVTFLSEVYPLLRLATGDLSTLDPSPCPCGRGSPRLARLVGRVGEAVKVRGLFVHPEEVRRAFIRIPQVDRYQLVVSREGHRDRLLARVEPSAGAPLDPAAVAARLREAITLRVEVEVLAPGTLPPEVPPLLDTRRWE, from the coding sequence ATGGCCGGGCAGCGCTGCTCTGCACCCGGGCGAGGTCAGGGGCGGTGCGGTGCCGAATCTTCCTGGCCGGTGGCGGAGTTCTACGACCCTGCAGAAGGTCTGTCCCCGGAGGCCTGGCATGCGCGGCTGGCCCGGAGGCTGGGGGAGACCGTGGCCCTGGCCTGGGCGCGTACCGCGGCGGGGCGCCGCGCGGTGGCGGCTGCCGGGCGTCCGCTAGCCGATCTGCGCTGGCCGGAGGACCTGGCCCTCCTGCCGTTGTTGCGAAAGGCTGACCTGCCCGCCCTGCAGGCGGCCGACCCGCCCTTCGCCGGGTGGGTGGCGGTACCCGTGCAGGAGCTGAGCCACATCTTCGTCTCCCCGGGGCCGATCTACGATCCCGCCGGCCGGGGCGAGGACTACTGGGGGTTTGCGCCGGCGCTGCACGCTGCCGGGTTTCGCCGTGGTGACCTGGTGCTGAACACCTTCGCCTACCACCTGACTCCGGCAGGCCACATGTTCGACCGGGCGCTGGCAGCCCTGGGGTGCGTGGTTATCCCGGGCGGGGTAGGTAGTACCGAGATCCAGGCGCGCACCGCCCGCGACCTGCGCATCCGGGGCTACATCGGCACGCCGTCCTTCCTGGCCGCGCTCCTCCAGAAGATCGACGGGCCATCGCCGTTCGCTGTGGCCTTCGTTTCCGGGGAGATGTTGCCCGACGCGCTGCGCCGCGACCTGCAGGCCAGGGACATCTGCGTCTTCCAGGGGTATGCCACCGCCGACGTGGGGCTAGTGGCCTACGAGTGCCCAGAGCATAACGGCCTGCACCTCTCGCCCCGTGTCTTTGTGGAGATCATTGACCCCGAGCGCGGTACCCCGCAGGCGCCGGGCGCGGTGGGAGAGGTGGTGGTTACCTTCCTCAGCGAGGTTTACCCTCTGCTGCGGCTGGCCACCGGAGACCTCTCCACGCTGGACCCCTCGCCCTGCCCCTGCGGACGCGGGAGTCCCCGCCTGGCACGGCTGGTGGGCCGGGTGGGAGAGGCAGTGAAGGTCCGGGGCCTGTTCGTCCACCCCGAAGAGGTGCGCCGGGCGTTCATCCGCATTCCGCAGGTGGACCGCTACCAGCTGGTGGTCTCCCGAGAGGGGCACCGGGACCGGCTGCTGGCCCGGGTGGAGCCGTCCGCCGGTGCGCCGCTGGACCCGGCGGCGGTGGCGGCGCGACTGCGGGAGGCGATCACCCTGCGCGTGGAGGTGGAAGTCCTGGCGCCGGGCACGCTTCCGCCCGAGGTTCCCCCGCTGCTGGACACGCGGCGCTGGGAGTGA
- a CDS encoding branched-chain amino acid ABC transporter permease, which translates to MSGTFVLEGAAVGLAVGSIYALIALGFALVYKSTKILNLAHGELVLFGGYLAIALTRSLALPALPAFLLALAATLLASAALGVAVERTVMRPLFGQPLLSVIIVTLALGYIIRGLMVGIWGGDTRQFPPVLPADALRLGDLAVPRVGVVSAAAALLLLVLFSLFFRYSLWGIAMRAAANEQLTASTLGVSLRRVFATAWAFAAVAGAVGGILLGLWLGVNFALGFVGLKALAAVILGGLDSIPGAILGGFIIGVVENVLGSYIDAHIRLPGFSLYGFKEITPFLVILLVLLIRPHGLFGTEHIERL; encoded by the coding sequence GTGAGCGGGACCTTCGTCCTGGAGGGGGCGGCGGTGGGCCTGGCCGTGGGCTCCATCTACGCCCTCATCGCCCTGGGGTTTGCCCTGGTTTACAAGTCCACCAAGATCCTCAACCTGGCCCACGGGGAGCTGGTCCTCTTCGGCGGGTACCTGGCCATCGCCCTCACCCGCAGCCTGGCCCTGCCTGCGCTGCCGGCTTTCCTCCTGGCGCTGGCGGCCACCCTGCTGGCATCGGCCGCCCTGGGGGTGGCCGTGGAGCGGACGGTCATGCGGCCGCTGTTCGGGCAGCCCCTCCTCTCGGTGATCATCGTCACCCTGGCCCTGGGGTACATCATCCGCGGGCTGATGGTGGGCATCTGGGGGGGCGACACCCGCCAGTTCCCCCCGGTGCTGCCCGCCGACGCTCTGCGTCTGGGGGACCTGGCCGTTCCCCGTGTGGGCGTGGTCAGCGCTGCAGCGGCGCTGCTGCTGCTGGTGCTCTTCTCCCTTTTCTTCCGCTACTCCCTGTGGGGCATCGCCATGCGCGCCGCGGCCAACGAGCAGCTCACCGCCTCCACGCTGGGGGTGAGCCTGCGACGGGTGTTTGCCACCGCCTGGGCCTTCGCCGCCGTGGCCGGCGCTGTGGGCGGTATCCTGCTGGGGCTGTGGCTGGGGGTCAATTTCGCCCTGGGTTTCGTCGGCCTGAAGGCCCTGGCCGCGGTCATCCTGGGCGGGCTGGACAGCATCCCCGGGGCCATCCTCGGTGGCTTCATCATTGGGGTGGTGGAGAACGTCCTCGGCAGCTACATCGACGCCCACATCCGCCTGCCCGGGTTCTCCCTCTACGGGTTCAAGGAGATCACCCCCTTCCTGGTGATCCTGCTGGTGCTGCTGATCCGCCCCCACGGCCTCTTCGGCACCGAACACATCGAGCGCCTGTGA
- a CDS encoding branched-chain amino acid ABC transporter permease, with product MSIRPAGDFKTSYAQDMALLDMRFTRAGFGLLLLLLLLAPLLLGRYLFLLNAIGIFAIGAVGLSLLTGFAGQISLGHAAFVAVGAYTSWLATTRLGLPFLLALPLAGLTAFLVGALVGLPSLRIKGLYLAIATLAFQFITEYVIVHTVGGSGGNVVPAPRVGGLEIRGETMFYFLLLPVWLVGGVFAANLVRGRVGLALMAVRDRDYAAQVLGVNLLSTKTLAFALSALYAGVAGSLFAHYNRVISSEHFGIIQSIDFIAMIVIGGLHSIWGPHLGAAFVILLGQVLKMVTPAVVALAPGFGKAATSVREIVFGAVLIGLLIWEPGGLANLARKLKRYLDLWPFTY from the coding sequence GTGAGCATCCGCCCCGCCGGCGACTTCAAGACCTCCTACGCCCAGGACATGGCCTTGCTGGACATGCGCTTCACCCGGGCGGGGTTTGGCCTGCTGCTGCTCCTGCTGCTCCTGGCGCCGCTGCTGCTGGGCCGTTACCTCTTCCTGCTGAACGCCATCGGCATCTTCGCCATCGGTGCCGTGGGGCTCTCCCTGCTCACTGGCTTCGCCGGCCAGATCTCCCTGGGCCACGCCGCCTTCGTGGCCGTGGGCGCCTACACCTCCTGGCTGGCCACCACCCGCCTGGGGCTGCCCTTCCTCCTGGCCCTGCCGCTGGCGGGCCTGACCGCGTTTCTGGTGGGGGCGCTGGTCGGCCTCCCCTCCCTCCGGATCAAGGGGCTCTATCTGGCCATCGCCACCCTGGCCTTCCAGTTCATCACCGAGTACGTGATCGTCCACACGGTGGGCGGCTCGGGGGGCAACGTGGTGCCGGCACCGCGGGTGGGCGGCCTGGAGATCCGCGGAGAGACCATGTTTTACTTCCTTCTGCTGCCCGTCTGGCTGGTGGGGGGAGTCTTTGCCGCTAACCTGGTGCGCGGCCGGGTGGGGCTGGCCCTGATGGCGGTACGGGATCGCGATTACGCCGCGCAGGTCCTGGGTGTGAACCTCCTCTCCACCAAGACGCTGGCCTTCGCGCTGTCCGCCCTCTACGCCGGGGTGGCCGGCAGCCTCTTCGCCCACTACAACCGAGTCATCAGCAGCGAGCACTTCGGCATCATCCAGTCCATCGATTTCATCGCTATGATCGTCATCGGCGGGTTGCACAGCATCTGGGGTCCTCACCTGGGGGCGGCCTTCGTCATCCTGCTGGGGCAGGTGCTGAAGATGGTTACCCCGGCGGTGGTGGCCCTGGCGCCCGGCTTCGGCAAAGCCGCAACCTCGGTGCGGGAGATAGTCTTCGGCGCGGTGCTCATCGGCCTGCTCATCTGGGAGCCTGGCGGTCTGGCCAACCTGGCGCGAAAGCTGAAGCGCTACCTGGACCTCTGGCCCTTCACCTATTGA
- a CDS encoding AMP-binding protein → MTARAVATPTPAAPATLAAADTFPKRLLANAQRFGGRVAFREKEFGIWRQITWREYLEHARAVALGLAALGLRRGDVLMLIGDNRPELYYMAMGAQTLGAVSCGMYQDSLAEQLAALIDFAGARMVFCEDQEQTDKVLQVEDRLPTVKRIVVEDWRGMWRYRHPKLVPFSQVEELGREAHAQDPEAFTRLVAATHAEDVAILCQTSGTTAMPKLAMLSHRNLLSQAENFLTVEPHITSSDEFVSYLPFAWIGEQMISYSLHQTVGFTVNFPEEPETAQRDFREIGPHFTFAPARIYEGMHTMVTVRILDAGRLRQAIYRAAMRLGVQAVELEAAGRPLPAWLRLLRAVCTWTVYRPILDKLGLVRMRVAWNGGASLGPDYHKFFRALGLNLKQIYGQTEIAGISCVHRDGQVRFWTMGAPIANTEVRLSPQGEILERSPSVFLGYYRNPQATAAALKDGWLHSGDYGTLDPSGDIILFDRMGDVITMADGTRVAPRVIEDMLKFTPYISEAMVVGDGQPYLAAILNIDMRTVGKWAEDRGLAFTAYTDLSQKAEVLELLRGLVQETNLRLQPAWRLRRFVSLYKEFHPDDEELTRTRKLRRGHIQQRYRHLITAIYAGAESFQAVVTVRYEDGRTAELRPVMRILSVEA, encoded by the coding sequence GTGACCGCCCGGGCCGTGGCCACGCCCACCCCTGCAGCGCCCGCGACCCTTGCGGCGGCGGACACCTTCCCCAAGCGTCTGCTGGCCAACGCGCAGCGGTTCGGCGGGCGCGTGGCCTTCCGGGAGAAGGAGTTCGGCATCTGGCGCCAGATCACGTGGCGGGAGTACCTGGAGCACGCCCGGGCCGTGGCACTGGGGCTGGCCGCGCTGGGCCTGCGCCGCGGCGACGTGCTCATGCTCATCGGCGACAACCGTCCGGAGCTGTACTACATGGCCATGGGGGCGCAGACCCTGGGAGCCGTCTCCTGCGGCATGTACCAGGACAGCCTGGCCGAGCAGCTGGCGGCGCTTATTGACTTCGCCGGCGCCCGCATGGTCTTCTGCGAGGACCAGGAGCAGACCGACAAGGTCCTGCAGGTGGAGGACCGGCTGCCCACTGTGAAGCGGATCGTCGTGGAGGACTGGCGCGGCATGTGGCGCTACCGCCACCCCAAGCTTGTCCCCTTCAGTCAGGTGGAGGAGCTGGGACGGGAGGCACACGCCCAAGACCCCGAGGCCTTCACCCGGCTGGTGGCTGCGACCCACGCCGAGGACGTGGCCATCCTCTGCCAGACCTCTGGCACCACCGCCATGCCCAAGCTGGCCATGCTTTCGCACCGCAACCTCCTCAGCCAGGCGGAAAACTTTCTGACGGTGGAACCGCACATCACCTCCAGCGACGAGTTCGTCAGCTACCTGCCCTTCGCCTGGATCGGCGAGCAGATGATCTCCTACAGCCTGCACCAGACCGTAGGCTTCACCGTCAACTTCCCCGAGGAACCGGAGACCGCGCAGCGGGACTTCCGGGAGATCGGCCCGCACTTCACCTTCGCTCCGGCCCGCATCTACGAGGGGATGCACACTATGGTCACGGTGCGCATCCTGGACGCGGGGCGTCTGCGGCAGGCCATCTACCGCGCGGCCATGCGCCTGGGCGTCCAGGCCGTAGAGCTGGAGGCGGCGGGGCGCCCCCTTCCGGCGTGGCTGCGCCTGCTGCGCGCCGTCTGCACCTGGACGGTCTACCGACCCATCCTGGACAAGCTGGGGCTGGTGCGCATGCGCGTGGCCTGGAACGGCGGAGCCTCCCTGGGCCCCGACTACCACAAGTTTTTCCGCGCCCTGGGACTCAACCTGAAGCAGATCTACGGCCAGACGGAGATCGCCGGCATCTCCTGCGTGCACCGCGATGGCCAGGTGCGCTTCTGGACCATGGGCGCCCCCATCGCCAACACCGAGGTCCGCCTCTCGCCGCAGGGGGAGATCCTGGAGCGCAGCCCCTCGGTCTTCCTGGGCTATTACCGCAACCCCCAGGCCACGGCCGCAGCCCTGAAGGACGGCTGGCTCCACTCCGGCGACTACGGGACGCTGGACCCCTCCGGGGACATCATCCTCTTCGACCGCATGGGCGACGTCATCACCATGGCGGACGGCACCCGGGTGGCCCCGCGGGTGATCGAGGACATGCTCAAGTTCACCCCCTACATCAGCGAGGCCATGGTGGTGGGCGACGGGCAGCCCTACCTGGCGGCCATCCTCAACATCGACATGCGCACCGTGGGCAAGTGGGCGGAAGACCGGGGCCTGGCCTTCACCGCCTACACCGACCTCTCCCAGAAGGCGGAGGTGCTGGAGCTGCTGCGCGGCCTGGTGCAGGAGACCAACCTCCGCCTGCAGCCGGCCTGGCGCCTGCGGCGCTTCGTCTCCCTGTACAAGGAGTTCCACCCCGACGACGAGGAGCTGACCCGCACGCGCAAGCTGCGCCGGGGACATATCCAGCAGCGCTACCGCCACCTTATCACCGCCATCTATGCGGGCGCGGAGAGCTTCCAGGCGGTGGTCACCGTGCGCTACGAGGACGGGCGCACTGCGGAGCTGCGGCCGGTGATGCGCATCCTCTCGGTGGAGGCGTGA